One window from the genome of Paenibacillus azoreducens encodes:
- a CDS encoding ParA family protein: MSKIIAIANQKGGVGKTTTSVNLGAGLASLGKRVLLVDIDPQGNTTSGVGINKADVANCIYDVIINEVHPKEAILETQVEGLHIIPATIQLAGAEIELVSTISRELRLKKSLQLVKGNYDYILIDCPPSLGILTINSLTAADSVIIPIQCEYYALEGLSQLLNSVRLVQKHLNTSLKIEGVLLTMLDARTNLGIQVIEEVKKYFQEKVYRTIIPRNVRLSEAPSHGQTIMTYDPRSKGAEVYLELAKEVMSYE, encoded by the coding sequence GTGTCCAAAATCATTGCCATAGCAAATCAAAAGGGCGGGGTCGGGAAAACCACAACCTCCGTCAATCTCGGTGCAGGCCTGGCTTCGCTCGGTAAAAGAGTGCTGCTTGTAGACATTGATCCGCAAGGCAATACCACGAGTGGCGTTGGCATCAACAAAGCCGATGTAGCCAATTGCATCTATGACGTCATTATCAATGAAGTTCATCCCAAGGAAGCGATTCTTGAGACACAGGTCGAAGGATTGCATATTATTCCGGCTACCATTCAATTGGCAGGTGCGGAAATCGAACTGGTGTCGACCATTTCCCGGGAGCTTCGTTTGAAAAAATCGCTGCAGCTCGTAAAAGGGAATTACGATTATATTTTGATTGATTGTCCGCCTTCTTTAGGGATTTTGACGATCAACTCTTTGACTGCCGCCGATTCGGTAATTATTCCGATCCAATGTGAATATTATGCGCTTGAAGGATTAAGCCAACTGCTCAACTCTGTTCGTTTGGTCCAAAAGCATTTGAATACCTCGCTGAAGATTGAGGGTGTGTTGCTTACTATGTTGGATGCCCGCACAAATCTCGGGATTCAGGTCATTGAGGAAGTCAAAAAATATTTTCAAGAAAAAGTATACCGTACGATTATCCCGCGGAATGTCCGTTTAAGCGAAGCGCCTTCCCATGGTCAAACAATCATGACTTATGATCCGCGTTCCAAAGGTGCAGAAGTTTATTTAGAGTTGGCAAAGGAAGTGATGTCTTATGAGTAA
- the rsmG gene encoding 16S rRNA (guanine(527)-N(7))-methyltransferase RsmG: MDQIQESFTKRLHEKGITIDSSQLDQFETYYKELVSWNEKMNLTGITEREQVYTKHFYDSVSLAFYVNMNNVKTIADIGSGAGFPGIPLKICFPHLKLTIIDSLNKRINFLQHIVQETGLEHVQLLHGRAEDWARKPEHRDHYDLVTARAVAKLAVLNEFCLPYVRVGGIFAAMKGSSPDEEIKEASHSLKELKGKLQRVERFTLPVEDSERHIVVIDKTAATPKKYPRKAGTALKTPL; the protein is encoded by the coding sequence ATGGATCAAATACAAGAATCATTTACAAAGCGGCTGCATGAGAAAGGCATTACCATCGATTCATCCCAACTCGATCAGTTCGAAACCTATTACAAAGAACTGGTGTCATGGAATGAAAAAATGAACCTAACAGGAATTACGGAGCGGGAACAGGTGTATACGAAGCATTTCTACGATTCGGTATCCCTTGCATTTTATGTGAATATGAACAATGTCAAGACGATAGCCGATATCGGTTCCGGGGCCGGTTTCCCCGGAATTCCGCTTAAAATTTGTTTCCCTCATTTAAAGCTAACCATTATTGATTCGCTTAATAAGCGAATTAACTTTTTGCAGCATATTGTGCAGGAAACCGGCCTTGAACATGTTCAGTTACTGCATGGGCGGGCCGAGGATTGGGCTCGGAAACCAGAGCACCGGGATCATTATGATCTCGTTACAGCCAGAGCTGTTGCGAAGCTTGCGGTTCTGAATGAATTTTGTTTACCCTATGTTAGGGTAGGGGGCATATTCGCGGCGATGAAAGGAAGCAGTCCGGATGAAGAAATCAAGGAAGCTTCGCACAGTTTGAAGGAGCTCAAAGGAAAACTTCAACGGGTGGAACGTTTCACTCTCCCAGTGGAGGATTCGGAGCGGCATATCGTCGTGATCGATAAAACGGCCGCTACCCCCAAAAAATATCCGCGCAAAGCGGGTACAGCTCTGAAAACACCGTTGTAA
- the noc gene encoding nucleoid occlusion protein: MKEQFSKLFGLTERNNNDEVKQVPVGEIVSSPYQPRTIFDDEKIDELCQTIKTHGVIQPIVVRVRNSKYEIIAGERRWRAVTKLGMDTIPAIVREFNDSQAASIALIENLQREGLTSIEEAVAYQKLIDLHQLTQESLAQRLGKSQSTIANKIRLLHLPEEVKAALMERKITERHARALLSLETEELQLKLLSEIISKELNVKQTEARVAFYKEKSKIKKSKRISFTKDVRLALNTIRQSIDMVSDSGLAIKTKENDHEDHYEIVIQIPKR; the protein is encoded by the coding sequence ATGAAAGAACAATTTTCTAAATTGTTTGGTTTGACGGAGCGCAACAATAATGATGAGGTAAAACAAGTTCCGGTGGGAGAGATTGTCAGCAGCCCTTATCAACCCCGTACGATTTTTGATGACGAGAAGATTGATGAGTTATGCCAAACGATCAAAACCCATGGCGTTATCCAACCTATTGTTGTTCGAGTCCGCAATTCCAAATATGAAATCATTGCCGGAGAACGTCGCTGGCGTGCTGTAACTAAACTCGGCATGGATACGATCCCCGCGATTGTTCGCGAATTTAATGACTCTCAGGCGGCTTCGATTGCGTTAATCGAGAATCTGCAGCGGGAAGGTCTGACGTCGATCGAAGAAGCTGTCGCTTACCAAAAGCTGATTGATCTCCATCAATTGACACAAGAAAGTTTGGCGCAGCGCCTTGGCAAGAGTCAGTCGACCATAGCGAATAAAATACGTTTGCTTCATTTGCCTGAAGAAGTGAAAGCAGCGCTTATGGAGCGTAAAATTACGGAGCGTCATGCCCGCGCGCTTTTGTCTTTGGAGACAGAGGAGCTTCAACTGAAGTTGTTATCGGAGATTATTTCCAAGGAATTGAATGTGAAACAAACCGAAGCGAGAGTCGCTTTTTATAAAGAAAAATCGAAAATTAAAAAGTCCAAACGAATTTCTTTTACCAAAGATGTACGTTTGGCCTTAAATACCATTCGTCAATCGATTGATATGGTGTCTGATTCCGGATTGGCGATCAAAACGAAGGAAAATGATCATGAAGATCATTATGAAATTGTGATCCAAATTCCGAAACGTTAA